CTTTAGAGGTATCCTCCGAGCCTGAGAATCTAGAACTTTATATCGACGAAAAACAACTTACACAAATACTACTAAACCTAGGTAAAAATGCTCAACAAGCGCTTGAAGATCAAGATGAGGGAAGCATTGTCATAAGAGCTGGAATAGAGGCACAAGGAAAAAAATATATAACTGTTACTGATGACGGACCCGGGATTTCTCCTGAAATGCTAGATGAAATATTTGTTCCTTTTTTCACTACTAAAAATACAGGAACGGGTATCGGGTTAAGTTTAAGCAAGCAAATTATGAGAATGCATGGTGGATCCATTCGTGTATCATCAAACGAAACAACAACTTTTACACTTACTTTTCAATAGCATTATAATTCTGCTTTAAGTTCCGTAAAAGGGTCCCAGAAGTATTTTTCTAGCTGAACTATTTTCAATTCCTTGATTTCCACACCCTCATTTTCCAGCAGTTGTTGCATGAGATTTGTACCATCGAAATGATGCTTTCCGGTTAGGAGTCCTACCTTGTTCACTACTCTGTGTGCGGGGATATCATCTATATTATGCGATGCGTTCATTGCCCAACCTACCATTCTTGCACTACGGGCCGCACCTAAATATTTGGCAATTGCTCCGTAGGATGTCACCCGTCCTTCAGGAATTAACCGTGCCACCTGATATACTCTTTCAAAGAAATTCTCATTTTCAGGTTTCATTGTTTCCTATCTTTTAATTAAATAATCGAATAGCGGTGATTACAAACAACAACACCATTAATCCGCTTAATATATAATTACTGTTCTTGGAAAAAGACTTGGTTTTATGCTCCCATTTATTAAAATAAATAATATATAAATACATGGCGAAGAAAGTACCACTACCAGCTGCCAAAATAAACAAAATCTCATCTATTATTCTATAGCTCATAATGCCATGAGCATGAAATACCGTATTTAAACCACTATAATAAGGGATTGCCAAAAGATTAATTAAAGCCAAAAACACACCTTTAGAAAAGCTATTTCTCTTCTTTGTTTCTGCGAGTACCAAAGGCCTATTTTCTTGCTTTCTACCTTTTATAAAGAACACAATAGCCAAAATAAAAAATATGACCAATGCCAATTGTAAAAGGACTTCAATTACATGCTGGTTTCTAGAAATATATTTTGCAATACGAACCGCAATATATGTTTGCAACATAACCGCTACAGCAATCCCAAGAGCAAAAATGATTCCGTTGGCTTTTCCTTTCTCAACACTGGTTTTCGCCGCATTTAAGTTCAGCAAACCCGGCGGTAAAGAAGCTAAAAATGCAGCACCGAAAGTGAAGAAAAATAAGATTGGCAACTGTTGCATTGACTTAGTTTACCTTGAACCTAATAAAGGTAATAGGTTTTCCCTTTTCAAGATACTGATTTTCATAGAAAGTCTGTATTTCTAAGACTTCTTTAGGGCTACCTTCGTTTTTATAAACATCGTGGTTGGCATAAAGCACCTCTAAACCAAGTCCATGCAGTAAGCCCAGAGTATAGCCGTGCATGAACTCGCTATCTGTTTTTAAATTTACCGTTCCTTCAGGTTTAAGAACTTGTTTGTAGCGCTTTAAAAATGCCGCATTCGTCATACGGTGTTTGGTACGTTTATATTTTATTTGCGGGTCTGGGAAGGTAATCCAAATTTCATAGACCTCTTCTTTTCCAAAAAGATGATCCACCAATTCTATTTGGGTTCGTATAAAACAAACATTAGAAAAATCGCGTTCAACCGCTTCTTTCGCACCTTTCCAAAAACGGGCGCCTTTTATATCAATCCCAATAAAATTCTTATTTGGAAATTTCTTTGCCAACCCAACGGTATATTCCCCTTTACCACAACCCAGTTCTAATACAATAGGGTTATCGTTTTTGAAATGGGTATTCCATTTTCCTTTCAATGGAAAACCACCAACCACTTCATCTCTTGTTGGTTGAATTACGTTTGAAAATGTCTCGTTTTCCTGAAATCTTTTTAATTTATTCTTACTTCCCACAATTTTTGAATATAAACTGGGGCAAAGCTAAGAAAAAAGAGAGGGTTAGCCTTTATCGCTTGACTTCTAATTGAGAGTTACTTTTTTCTAGTGTAAATGAAAATTCAGAGCCTACTTCTACAGCACTTTCTACATATATTTTTTCACCATGTGCTTCTATAACATGTTTTACAATAGCAAGACCTAAGCCAGAACCGCCTTCGCGCCTACTACCACTTTGGTCTACTCTGTAAAATCGCTCAAAAAGTCTTGGAATATGTACAGCAGGTATACCTTCACCATTATCAGTTACCCTAACAATTACTTTATTTTTTACTAAGTTTTCTACACTTACCTCTGTAGTCCCATTCTCGTTACCATATTTGATGGAGTTGACCAATAAATTGGTAAGCACCTGTTGTATTTTTTCTTTATCGGCATATACCAGAATTGGCTTTTTATATGCAATATCGAATGTAAGGGTGATGTTCTTTTTAGCGGCCTTCATTTCTAATAGGTCGAAGACACTTTGTATTAATTCAATAATATTAAATGACTTCTTATCTAAATTAAGGTCACCAACTTCTAATTTTGTTATTAAATCTAAATCTTTTACAATATAAATTAAACGATCAACTGCCTTATTTGCCCGAATTAGGTATTTCTTTCTAACATTCTTATCGTCAATAGCACCATCTAATAAGGTTTCAATATAACCTTGCACAGTAAACAGTGGTGTTTTTAACTCGTGAGAAACATTTCCTAAAAAATCTTTTCTATACTCCTCCCTAATTTTTAGGGTATCTATTTCTATTTTTTTGTCTTTAGCAAACTTTTCTATTTCAGCTGTTAATGTTCTCATGTCCGTAGTTATAGGGTAGGTAGAAAGAGAAGTTGATTCTAACAACGCAACATCGTCATATATTTTCTTAATCTTTTTATAAATGAATTTATCTATTCTAATTTGTAGTACAACAAACGAAATTGTGAAGAAAAGTATTCCAGATAAAAGTAATAGAAGCCAATTAAATATACTAAATGACCAAAACAAAAGCGCCAAAAATACTGTCCCTGTTATAGCAATATATAAAGATGAGCGAAAGGCAAATCGGTACGATTTTTTAGAACGTAAGTGTACGGACATCTATAATACAAACTTATATCCTACTCCTTTTACTGTCTTAAAATGATCTTCACCAATTTTTTCACGAAGCTTACGAATATGAACGTCAATAGTTCTACCACCAACTACAACTTCGTTACCCCAAACTTTATCCAGTATAACTTCTCTTTTAAAAACCTTACTAGGTTTAGAAGTTAAGAGTGCCAATAGTTCAAATTCTTTTCTAGGTAGAATAATCTCTTTTCCTTTTTGAATAATCTTATATTCTTCTCTATTAATAACGATATCACCAACTTTAGTAATATCTTCTTGAGTATTTACATCATTTTTAATACGTCTTAAAAGAGCATTTACTTTACTTACAAGCACTTTTGGCTTAATGGGCTTTGTAATATAATCATCTGCACCAGCATCAAAACCTGCTACTTGAGAATAATCTTCGCCACGAGCAGTTAAAAAGGTAATAATGGTATTCTCCATACCAGGCGTTCTTCTTAAAATTTCACAAGCTTCAATACCATCCATCTCCGGCATCATTACATCTAAAATAATAAGATGTGGCATTTTCTTTTTTGCTTTTGCCACACCGTCAGCACCATTTTTTGCCGTATAAACATCATAACCTTCCGCAGATAAATTATAGGCCACTATCTCTAGGATGTCTGGTTCATCATCTACTAAAAGTATCCTAATGTCTTTCTTTTTCATGGTATTTAAATTGGATTGATTTGCTCAAAAGTAAAGATAATACTATTACAGAAACGCTAGTTAACATTGATTTAATGTAGTAACGTTTAGATAACATTATAAAAATAAAGGTTTAACATGTACCTAACTCGACCGTTACAACAGGTTGTTTTCTTTGTTACGCAATAAAATTGCATGTGTTTAGAACACAATTACCAACCTAATTACATTAATAAATTTAAAAAGAAAAGATGAAAAAAATTATTTGGTCACTTGCTACAATTACCGCTATTATCACAGCAGCATCTTGTGAAAAAGAAACAGTAGTTGAAATCGAAAAAGAAGTAATTGTTAAAGACACAGTAACTGTAGATCCAGTTGAAACTTCTATTACAGTTTCTGAGGATATAATAACTGATGTTACTTGGACTGCTGACAAGGTAGTAACCTTAGATGGTAGAGTTTTCGTTACCGAAGGTGCTTCACTTACAATTGAGCCAGGAACTATTATTAAAGCAAATGCAGGGTCTGGTGTAAATGCTTCGGTATTAATAGTAACAAGAGGAAGTAATATTGTAGCTGTAGGTACTGCTGCCGCTCCAATCATTTTTACATCGGCTGCCGATAACATTGAATTAGGACAAACCGCTGGGACCAACCTTGACCAAAATGATCGTGGTCTTTGGGGTGGTTTAATTATATTAGGAAACGCTCCTGCATCTTTTGATGGGGATGCCGTGTCTGCCCAAATAGAAGGAGTTCCTACTGATACTGATGGTGATAAAGGATTGTATGGCGGTACTGATGCTGCTGATGATTCAGGTACATTACGGTACATTTCAATTCGTCATGGTGGTGCTTTAATAGGTGAAGGAAACGAAATTAACGGCCTTACTTTAGGTGCTGTTGGCTCTGGAACAACAGTTGATAACATTGAAGTTGTAGGCAATGTTGATGATGGTATTGAATTCTTTGGTGGTACTGTAAACACAACAAACCTTTTTGTATGGGCACAAGGTGATGATGGTCTTGATATTGACCAAGCTTATTCTGGCACTATTGACAATGCAATGGTTATACAAGGTGGAATTTCTGACCATGCCTTAGAAATAGACGGACCAGAAGGTTCTCTACAAGGTGCGTATACTTTAACAAATGCGACTTTAATTGGTCTTGATAATAATGCTACTGCTGGTGAAATTGCTGATTTCCGTTCAAATGCACAAGGTACTAACAGCAATATATTAGTATCAGGTTTTACAGGAGTTGGTACTGATCTAGTACTTTCTGATGTTGAAATTGACAACGCAGGAGTTGCTGCTAATTATACAGCGGGAACTTTAGTATTCACGAATTGGGAAATCGTATTACCAACTGGTGTAACTAATTCTTCAGAGGTTTTTAATGACACCACGGATAGTACAACTTTTGAAGCTGATACGGCAACTTTTTCTTCTGCAGTAACAGAAGGTACGGTTGGTGCTGATACATCTGTATTTGCTTGGACTTATGCGAACGGTAAAGCAAGTTTAGGTTTTTAATTTATACACTAATTAATTATTACACATAATAATTGCTCGTCTTAAGATATTCTCTAGGCGAGCAATTTATTTCTTTTTAACATTTTCAACTAATTAATTATGAAACTCAAGTTATTATTAATTTTACTGATCACCTTTTCCGCTCAAATTATATCTGCACAAGAGGGCATTATATCAGGAACTGTGATGGACGGTGAATTTAATGACGTATTACCTTTTGCAAATATTCTTATTAAAGGAACCACTAAAGGAACCACATCCGATTTTGATGGAAAATATGTTCTAGACGTAGAACCTGGCACGTATACAGTTACTTTTTCGTACTTAGGTTATGAAACCAAAGAAGTATCTGAAGTTATTGTTAACCCTGGTGCTGAACAAATAATAGATATTACTTTAAATCCGCTTGCCAATGCATTAGACGAAGTGGTAGTTACTACAACTGTTAGTAAAAATACAGAGGCTTCTGTATTAAATCTACAAAAGAATTCGGTAGCGCTATTAGATGGTTTATCTATTCAAAGTATTAAAAAATCGGGAGCTGGAGACATTGCTAGTGCCATTAAAGCAGTACCCGGAGTATCAGTACAAGGTGGAAAATTTGTTTATGTCCGTGGTTTAGGTGATCGCTACACCAAATCTATTTTAAATGGTGTAGACGTACCTGGTCTTGACCCAGACAGAAACACTTTGCAATTAGATATTTTCCCAACAAATATTCTTGACAATATTATTGTTGTTAAATCTGCAACTGCGGATCAGCCTGCCGATTTTACAGGTGGTGTTGTTGATATTGTTACTAAAGACTTCCCTTCAAGAGCTGAGTACAGTTTCTCTGCCGGCATGGGTTATAATTCTAGCATGCATTTTAAAAGCAACTATTTAAAATATGATGGCAGCCCAACAGATGCACTAGGTTTTGATAATGGTCAAAGAGATTTGGCAATACCACAACATATTGAAACCCCTTTACCTGTTACCGATGGCAAAAGATCTGCCGCGTTGACCAAATTATTAGAACCAAATTTAAAAGCACTTGAAGAGCAAAGTGGTTTGGATTTCAATTTTGGGTTTACAGCAGGTAATCAATATAATCTTAATGAAGACGGAAGTAAAAAATTAGGTTATTTAGCTTCCCTTACGTATAAAAACAGTACAGAATTTTACGAAAATATTGTTAGCGGACAAGTTTATAGAAAACAAGATCAAGATAAATCTGTTCTAGAATTAACCGATGATAGAACACAGACTGGAAATTTAGGTGTAAATAATGTACTTATTAGCGGACTTGCTGGAATTTCATTAAAAAGTTTACAATCTAAATACAAGTTAAATGTATTACATATTCAAAATGGTGAATCTAGTGCATCTTACCTTAGACAAGACAACTTTAATGTCAATTCTAATACAATTTTCAAGGACGTATTAACCTATACACAACGTTCTATCACCAATATTTTATTAAATGGTGAACATACGAATGAAGATGGATCTTGGAAAGTATCTTGGAAAGTATCACCTACCTTCTCTAAAATTTACGATAAAGACCTTAGAACAACACCTTTCAGGTTTGACCCTGAAACTGGTAATTACACAATTTCGCCCAGTGAATCTGGAGACCCTAGTAGAATTTGGAGAGACCTAGAGGAATACAATGTAGCCAGTAAATTAGACTTAACTAGAAAACACCAATTATTTGGTAGAGAAGCAAAATTAAAATTTGGTGGTGCTTATACTATTAAAGTAAGAGATTTTGTTGTGAATCAATTCTCTACTCCAATACAATCGCAAACGGGTAACTATAGTCTAAATTTTGGTGGTGATGCTGATTTAGTTTTAGCTACTAACAATATTTATAATCCACAAACAAGAGAAGGCAGCTATGTAAGACGAGATTCTAACATATCTGATTCCTTTAATTCGCAAATTACTGTAGGAGCTGGTTATGTGGGCGACGAATTCAAATTTTCTGATCGCTTTAACTCTATTGTCGGGGTAAGATTTGAAAAATTTGACCTTCGTTATACAGGTGAAAATCAAGATGGTGAAGTTTTTGACAATGCTGCTATTTTAGATAAAACTGATTTCTTCCCTTCGGCAAACTTTATATACGAGTTAAACGAAACTGGGAATAAGAAAATAAGAGCATCTTTCTCTAGTACTACAGCAAGACCTTCATTTAAAGAAGCATCTAATGCTCAAATTTTTGACCCGGTTTCAAGTACGTTCTTTATAGGAAATATTAATATTCAACCTACATACATAAATAACTATGATGTAAGATTTGAAGCTTATGGCGAAGGAACAAACTTCTTTGCTTTTAGTGGTTTCGCCAAGACTTTTAACGACCCTATTGAACTTACATTCATTAGAGAAGCCAGAGGGCAATTTATTCCTTTAAACTTAGGTGATGCCAAAGTATTTGGAGCTGAATTAGAGTATAGAAAAAATATGGATTTTATACCAGGATGGGAAGACTTTTCTTTTAACGCGAACATATCTGTTATTGAATCTCAACAGTCTTACAGCGCTGATGAAGAAGCTGCTAGACGCGATAACTTAAGAATAGGTGAAACACTTGATGATTACAGACAATTACAAGGGCAATCTCCTTTATTATTGAATGTTGGTATTAGCTATGATAATGATGACAACGGCTGGCAAGGGGGTCTTGTTTATAATGTACAGGGTAAAACCTTAGAAATTGTTGGTAACGGTGATATTCCAGATGTTTACACAATGCCTTTCAACAATTTAAAATTTAACCTTAGCAAAGAATTTGGAAAAGATAATAGCAGTAAAATCTCTCTAAAATTTGAAAATATATTGAATGACAAGTATGAAAGTGTTTATCAATCTTTTGGTGCTGAAGACCAACTATTTTCATCAAGACACCCCGGACAAGCAATTTCATTAGGATATAGCTACCAGTTTTAAAACATATTAATTTCAATATAAAATAGCCCGTAATTACGGGCTATTCTCATTTAGAATAATTCTTACAACCGAAGACTACACTATTAATTAAAACGAAAAAAGCGTAGTTAATGTCATAAATAGTGCATTTCATCGATTATTTTGCATTTCATCGATCTTTTCACAATAACTCGTCTTACAAAAACAGAAAAGGCCGTTTAATACCTATATTTGTGGCATAGCATTTGTAACCAGCTATATATGAAGAAACTTTACGCAATCATCTTCTTTTTGTTTATTTCCTTTAGCTATGGGCAAAGCTCCCAAAGCAATGGAGATATTGATGGTTTTAGTATGTACCCAAATCCGGTTATTACAGGTAAAGTATATATCTCTACAAACTTAAATGCTCCTAAAGAAATTTTTATCTACGATGTTTTTGGCACTCTTTTGCTAAAGACTACCATTTTAGGTAAAGAATTGAATTTATCTGATTTAGATGCCGGTGTTTATGTGCTGCGCGTTTTAGAAAAAGATAAAATGGCTACCCGTAAATTGATTGTTAAATAGTATTTTTTACAAAAACAATCCTTATTATCGTCATCGATTAAATACACGTTTTTTCGATGAATTACCTCACCTAGTTTGTTGACCTACATAATCTTAGCTTTCACAACATTTTTGGACTGCTAGCTACGCTAATAAGTACCTTTACTTCGTTGATCCCAAATCAATTTTAAAATGAAGAAAATCTACTTTATCCTATTAATGGTATTTTCAATTGGCCTTTATGCTCAAGATACCATAGATGTAAATAATCTACAAAACGACGAAATTACCGGTTTTAAATTGTACCCCAACCCTGCCATGGCCGATGTGGTCTATGTTACTACTGAACAAAACTCGCAAAAAGAAGTTAGAATTTATGATGTTTTTGGTGAATTGGTTCTAACAGATAGGTTGACTACAAAAGCCTTAAATATTTCTCGATTATCTCCTGGTGTTTACGTTGTTCAAGTAACTGAAAATGATAAATCAATTACTAGAAAATTAATAGTAAAATAATACGTACTACTAATTTCGACTACCAAACCATTAAAATAATTACGTTCAGTACCTTTGCTTCAACCTGAAAATATTCATGGAGCAAAACACAATTTTTGACATAAAAACAGAGAGGGAGTTTCTATCCCATGCATTGCGCATTTTTAATTTTCAGTATAACAACAATAGTGTATATCAATCCTTCTGCAACCATTTAAATGTAGAGCCAAAAAAGGTCAAAACATTAGAGCAAATTCCATTTCTACCTATAGAATTTTTTAAATCTAAAAATGTAGTCAGTACTAACCAAAAAGCTGAAATTATCTTTACTAGTAGCGGAACTACTGGTAGTGAAACTAGTAAACATTACGTTACTGATTTAAGCCTTTATGAAGAAAGTTATTTAAACGCTTTTATACATTTTTATGGCCCTGTAGCGGACTATTGTATTATTGCCTTATTACCATCGTATTTAGAACGTACCGGTTCCTCGCTCATTTATATGGCGCAAGATTTAATTACGAAGTCTAAACACCCTAATAGTGGCTTCTTTTTAAATGAATACGATAAATTATACCAACTATTAATTGAATTACAGAAATCTAAAACAAAAATATTAATCATCGGTGTTTCTTTTGCCTTATTAGAGTTTACCGAACAATATCAACTTTCTCTAAAGAATACCGTAGTAATGGAAACTGGCGGAATGAAAGGTCGTAGAAAAGAAATTGTACGGCAAGAATTACACCAACTACTTACCAATGGTTTTGGTGTTTCAGAAATACATTCTGAATATGGAATGACTGAGCTTTTATCACAAGCTTATTCTAAAGGAAACGGTGTTTTTAATTGCCCTGCATGGATGAAAATTTTGGTACGAGATACAGAAGACCCTCTTACCTATTTAAATACTGGAAAATCTGGCGGAATTAATGTAATTGATTTAGCCAATATTAATTCATGCTCGTTTATTGCCACCCAAGATTTAGGTAAGATTTACGAAGATGGCTCGTTTGAAATAATTGGCAGGTTTGATAATTCAGATATTAGGGGCTGCAACCTAATGGTATTATAGGGTTCCCTTTTATAAAAAAACAATTATACGTTTTACAATTCCAAAACGTTGTTTATTTAAGTTAATTCTTACTTCAATTTATATTGACCGTAAACAACAACAAATGCGTACAAGATTACTATTTATACTTATCCTTTTCCTTGGTATTTCAATTTATGCACAACAAGCAAGAAAAACTTCCACTCCAAATTGGGTAACTCCTGTAGAAGTTAAATTAGATACTACTTCTGAAGATGAAGGCGCCTTTAAATACCTATTGTTAGATTATCAGGACAATTTAATTGACAAGGAACAATTTGCACATTACGCTTTTAAAATACTAAATACTGACGGTATCCAGGAAATGTCTGATATTAGTACCTCTTACGATCCTGCCTTCCAAAAACTGGAATTTCACAAAGCGCAAGTCATACGAAATGGTACTATAATAGATAAATTAGAAAACGCTTTTATCAATACCTATCAAAGAGAAACTAACTTAGAACGTTCTTTGTATGACGGCTCTTTAACTTCTGTTATTAACTTATCAGACATTAGAGTAGGTGATATCATTGAATATTCCTATACCATAAAAGGGTTTAATCCTATAAATAAAGGAAATTATTCTAACCTTATCTATCAAGAATATACCTTACCGGTTAATAGAATTTATAGCAGAATACTTACGGATTCTAAAAATTCTATTTCTTTTAAATTATTAAATGGTGCCGCCGAACCAAAAATACAAACATCATCATTTGGCAAAGAATATATATGGAATAGCGAAAACAATGCCCATGTAATTTATGAAAGTAACGTTCCCTATTGGTTTAATACCCAAAAACGTATTTCTGTTTCCACCTTTAAGAATTGGGAAAGTGTTGTTGATCTATTGACGCCGTACTACAAAATATCAAAAGAAAAACTAACAACGCCTATTTCAATAGATGCAAAGCTGGACTCCAAACAAGATGTTATCATTAAACTCATTCGTTTTGTACAAGATGAAATTAGATATCTAGGGTTTGAATCTGGCGTTGGCGCATTTAAACCAAATGACCCAAAAATTGTTCTTAACCGACGGTATGGCGACTGTAAAGACAAGTCTCTATTACTTTCAACACTGCTACAAGATCAAGGCGTTACTTCTTACCCAATTTTAGTTAACTCCGAATCCAATAAAAATTTAGATGTATTATTACCTAGCCACGAAATTTTTAATCATTGTATTGTTT
The genomic region above belongs to Maribacter hydrothermalis and contains:
- a CDS encoding MGMT family protein gives rise to the protein MKPENENFFERVYQVARLIPEGRVTSYGAIAKYLGAARSARMVGWAMNASHNIDDIPAHRVVNKVGLLTGKHHFDGTNLMQQLLENEGVEIKELKIVQLEKYFWDPFTELKAEL
- a CDS encoding LysE family transporter — encoded protein: MQQLPILFFFTFGAAFLASLPPGLLNLNAAKTSVEKGKANGIIFALGIAVAVMLQTYIAVRIAKYISRNQHVIEVLLQLALVIFFILAIVFFIKGRKQENRPLVLAETKKRNSFSKGVFLALINLLAIPYYSGLNTVFHAHGIMSYRIIDEILFILAAGSGTFFAMYLYIIYFNKWEHKTKSFSKNSNYILSGLMVLLFVITAIRLFN
- the trmB gene encoding tRNA (guanosine(46)-N7)-methyltransferase TrmB encodes the protein MGSKNKLKRFQENETFSNVIQPTRDEVVGGFPLKGKWNTHFKNDNPIVLELGCGKGEYTVGLAKKFPNKNFIGIDIKGARFWKGAKEAVERDFSNVCFIRTQIELVDHLFGKEEVYEIWITFPDPQIKYKRTKHRMTNAAFLKRYKQVLKPEGTVNLKTDSEFMHGYTLGLLHGLGLEVLYANHDVYKNEGSPKEVLEIQTFYENQYLEKGKPITFIRFKVN
- a CDS encoding sensor histidine kinase, which produces MSVHLRSKKSYRFAFRSSLYIAITGTVFLALLFWSFSIFNWLLLLLSGILFFTISFVVLQIRIDKFIYKKIKKIYDDVALLESTSLSTYPITTDMRTLTAEIEKFAKDKKIEIDTLKIREEYRKDFLGNVSHELKTPLFTVQGYIETLLDGAIDDKNVRKKYLIRANKAVDRLIYIVKDLDLITKLEVGDLNLDKKSFNIIELIQSVFDLLEMKAAKKNITLTFDIAYKKPILVYADKEKIQQVLTNLLVNSIKYGNENGTTEVSVENLVKNKVIVRVTDNGEGIPAVHIPRLFERFYRVDQSGSRREGGSGLGLAIVKHVIEAHGEKIYVESAVEVGSEFSFTLEKSNSQLEVKR
- a CDS encoding response regulator transcription factor; translated protein: MKKKDIRILLVDDEPDILEIVAYNLSAEGYDVYTAKNGADGVAKAKKKMPHLIILDVMMPEMDGIEACEILRRTPGMENTIITFLTARGEDYSQVAGFDAGADDYITKPIKPKVLVSKVNALLRRIKNDVNTQEDITKVGDIVINREEYKIIQKGKEIILPRKEFELLALLTSKPSKVFKREVILDKVWGNEVVVGGRTIDVHIRKLREKIGEDHFKTVKGVGYKFVL
- a CDS encoding TonB-dependent receptor, with the protein product MKLKLLLILLITFSAQIISAQEGIISGTVMDGEFNDVLPFANILIKGTTKGTTSDFDGKYVLDVEPGTYTVTFSYLGYETKEVSEVIVNPGAEQIIDITLNPLANALDEVVVTTTVSKNTEASVLNLQKNSVALLDGLSIQSIKKSGAGDIASAIKAVPGVSVQGGKFVYVRGLGDRYTKSILNGVDVPGLDPDRNTLQLDIFPTNILDNIIVVKSATADQPADFTGGVVDIVTKDFPSRAEYSFSAGMGYNSSMHFKSNYLKYDGSPTDALGFDNGQRDLAIPQHIETPLPVTDGKRSAALTKLLEPNLKALEEQSGLDFNFGFTAGNQYNLNEDGSKKLGYLASLTYKNSTEFYENIVSGQVYRKQDQDKSVLELTDDRTQTGNLGVNNVLISGLAGISLKSLQSKYKLNVLHIQNGESSASYLRQDNFNVNSNTIFKDVLTYTQRSITNILLNGEHTNEDGSWKVSWKVSPTFSKIYDKDLRTTPFRFDPETGNYTISPSESGDPSRIWRDLEEYNVASKLDLTRKHQLFGREAKLKFGGAYTIKVRDFVVNQFSTPIQSQTGNYSLNFGGDADLVLATNNIYNPQTREGSYVRRDSNISDSFNSQITVGAGYVGDEFKFSDRFNSIVGVRFEKFDLRYTGENQDGEVFDNAAILDKTDFFPSANFIYELNETGNKKIRASFSSTTARPSFKEASNAQIFDPVSSTFFIGNINIQPTYINNYDVRFEAYGEGTNFFAFSGFAKTFNDPIELTFIREARGQFIPLNLGDAKVFGAELEYRKNMDFIPGWEDFSFNANISVIESQQSYSADEEAARRDNLRIGETLDDYRQLQGQSPLLLNVGISYDNDDNGWQGGLVYNVQGKTLEIVGNGDIPDVYTMPFNNLKFNLSKEFGKDNSSKISLKFENILNDKYESVYQSFGAEDQLFSSRHPGQAISLGYSYQF
- a CDS encoding T9SS type A sorting domain-containing protein; the protein is MKKLYAIIFFLFISFSYGQSSQSNGDIDGFSMYPNPVITGKVYISTNLNAPKEIFIYDVFGTLLLKTTILGKELNLSDLDAGVYVLRVLEKDKMATRKLIVK
- a CDS encoding T9SS type A sorting domain-containing protein encodes the protein MKKIYFILLMVFSIGLYAQDTIDVNNLQNDEITGFKLYPNPAMADVVYVTTEQNSQKEVRIYDVFGELVLTDRLTTKALNISRLSPGVYVVQVTENDKSITRKLIVK
- a CDS encoding LuxE/PaaK family acyltransferase; translation: MEQNTIFDIKTEREFLSHALRIFNFQYNNNSVYQSFCNHLNVEPKKVKTLEQIPFLPIEFFKSKNVVSTNQKAEIIFTSSGTTGSETSKHYVTDLSLYEESYLNAFIHFYGPVADYCIIALLPSYLERTGSSLIYMAQDLITKSKHPNSGFFLNEYDKLYQLLIELQKSKTKILIIGVSFALLEFTEQYQLSLKNTVVMETGGMKGRRKEIVRQELHQLLTNGFGVSEIHSEYGMTELLSQAYSKGNGVFNCPAWMKILVRDTEDPLTYLNTGKSGGINVIDLANINSCSFIATQDLGKIYEDGSFEIIGRFDNSDIRGCNLMVL